DNA from Chitinophaga pendula:
CCATCACCTGGCCCTGGATCGACAACCCCATCGTAAGCTAATCACCCCATCGTGATTATCAACGATACCATGTTCATTCTTTCATTTAAAAACCTACATGTATGCAACAAAACCAAGAAACCGTTCAACCCTTCTTCGCACAACTGCTGGAAGCTAAGTCTAACTCCAATCAGGAAACAGCTAAACTGATCACCTGGCCCTGGATAGACATTCCCATCACAGAATAGTCATTCACACCTGTGCAGCAAAAGGCTGCACAGGATTTTTAATAAACCCTCACCCACATAAAGCGTAGTAGCTATGCAACCAACAAACAATGAGCGCCCGTTTTTCGCGCAATTCCTCGAAGCTCAACAAACAGAAAACCGCGTCAACATGCCCGGCGCATCATCCCTTACCACCCGCCTGCTGGACGGTGGCTACGAAACAATGAAATATCCTTCCGACAGCGACGAAGGCGGTCCCCTGTCTTAAGGTTTTACTTCACACCTAAACCCAACTATACATGAAAACAGAAAAACACATCGAGCGCCCGTTCTTCGCTCAGTTCCTCGAAGCACAACAACAACAGAACGAAGACAAACAACGCCAGGCAGCCGAATCATGGGGGACCAACAAATTCCTCGACTGGCCCGCTACCACCGACAAGTATCCCTCCGATGGCGACGACGGCGTAGAATAGTCTTCCCCCAAAAACATCATTTTTTTTGTCACTTAATCCAAACCTTCATCAACGATGAAAACTAAACTTCCAATTGAGACGCCTTTCTTCGCCCAGTTCCTCGAAACACAAAAAAGCGAGAACGAAGAAAGAATGCAACAGGCAGCACAAGCCTGGGGAACCAACAAATTCCTCGACGAACCCCTGCAAACACACAAATACCCCTCCGATGGAGACGATGGCGTTGGCGTAGATTAATCCCATCTCATCATCATTTTTTAAATCATTCAACCAAACTACGATGAAGACGCAAGTTCAAATTGAAAAGCCATTCTTCGCCCAGTTCCTCGAAACACAAGAGCATAAAAACGAAGAACAACTGCAACAAGCCGCACAACTGTCTATCACCAACAAATTCCTCGACGAGCCACTGCATACACTCAAATATCCCTCCGATGGAGACGAAAGTAATGTGTAAGCAATAGCTCCATTCCTTTTTACAACTAACAGCTGTACCAGACCGATACACCTGTTCCCTTTTATAGCCGGCAACAGCACCCACGCCGTTGCCGGCCCCTTTAT
Protein-coding regions in this window:
- a CDS encoding microviridin/marinostatin family tricyclic proteinase inhibitor produces the protein MQPTNNERPFFAQFLEAQQTENRVNMPGASSLTTRLLDGGYETMKYPSDSDEGGPLS
- a CDS encoding microviridin/marinostatin family tricyclic proteinase inhibitor, yielding MKTQVQIEKPFFAQFLETQEHKNEEQLQQAAQLSITNKFLDEPLHTLKYPSDGDESNV
- a CDS encoding microviridin/marinostatin family tricyclic proteinase inhibitor, with translation MKTEKHIERPFFAQFLEAQQQQNEDKQRQAAESWGTNKFLDWPATTDKYPSDGDDGVE
- a CDS encoding microviridin/marinostatin family tricyclic proteinase inhibitor, whose product is MKTKLPIETPFFAQFLETQKSENEERMQQAAQAWGTNKFLDEPLQTHKYPSDGDDGVGVD